The following coding sequences lie in one Ictalurus furcatus strain D&B chromosome 7, Billie_1.0, whole genome shotgun sequence genomic window:
- the LOC128609945 gene encoding granulocyte-macrophage colony-stimulating factor receptor subunit alpha isoform X3 produces MVLLGSEGSVVLICLSFTLVGVDSISGNLPPPENFSLSWHPRSLSVSVNWREPAGLDAKCKVNYTLAIYYEQKCPPRQNASYKLRTENLICEYPISKECEICMGITTNPMVCEEKKASKEIYKELSPPLALVKNFSCAYYANNKMNCTWTIVRYTPDLQLFYRQEKKPLKHCKSYLTSGILKTGCHLDDKDLTPHERVYFVINGTGENHLISNKFMIDIHVSVKPPKPKVYITQEAERLHFQASTPNFLAPQCWKYKYIYNKCSEKNEVFIENSSTRVEYDPACKYTVRGQVVYTNYCGGDQNIESEMSEPEYYGEDGDPNLAFKVAMIVTPLIVCCCLIAAIVLFRRNKDIILPKIPEPSLFFKDMLNSTSDGLSKSLGGGKLYVPVKEVVASGVSLEPKSSLLHPNYDACI; encoded by the exons ATGGTGCTCCTCGGCTCGGAGGGCTCTGTGGTGCTGATCTGCTTGTCCTTCACCCTCGTTGGAGTGGACAGTATTTCAG GCAATTTACCTCCACCAGAAAACTTCAGCCTGTCATGGCACCCAAGAAGTTTGTCTGTGAGTGTAAACTGGAGGGAACCAGCTGGCTTGGATGCAAAATGTAAAGTGAACTATACTTTAGCAATATATTATGAG cagaaatgtcctcCCAGACAAAATGCTTCATATAAATTGCGAACAGAGAATTTGATCTGTGAATATCCAATTTCTAAAGAGTGTGAAATATGCATGGGCATAACAACAAACCCTATggtctgtgaagaaaaaaaagccagcaaAGAAATATACAAAGAGCTATCTCCACCTCTAG CCTTAGTGAAGAATTTTAGTTGTGCTTATTATGCTAATAATAAGATGAACTGCACATGGACTATAGTCAGATATACCCCTGACCTTCAGCTCTTTTACAG GCAAGAGaaaaaacccctaaagcacTGTAAGTCATATCTAACGTCTGGAATCCTGAAGACAGGTTGCCATCTGGATGACAAAGACCTTACGCCTCATGAAAGGGTTTACTTTGTAATCAATGGAACTGGAGAAAATCACCTGATTTCCAACAAGTTTATGATAGACATACATGTCTCAG TGAAGCCGCCTAAGCCCAAGGTCTACATCACACAGGAAGCTGAACGTCTCCATTTTCAAGCAAGCACTCCAAATTTCCTAGCACCACAATGTTGGAAATACAAGTATATATACAACAAATGCAGTGAAAAG aaTGAAGTGTTCATAGAAAATAGCTCCACACGTGTGGAATACGACCCAGCCTGCAAGTACACTGTTCGAGGGCAGGTCGTATACACTAACTACTGTGGGGGGGACCAGAACATTGAGAGTGAGATGAGCGAACCTGAGTATTATG GTGAAGATGGTGACCCAAATTTGGCATTTAAGGTGGCTATGATTGTCACCCCTTTAATAGTGTGCTGCTGTCTCATTGCAGCTATAGTGCTGTTTAGGAG GAACAAGGATATCATTCTCCCAAAGATTCCTGAACCATCCCTGTTTTTCAAGGATATGCTTAACAGTACTTCTGATGGACTTTCAAAG AGCCTAGGTGGAGGAAAACTCTATGTGCCCGTTAAAGAGGTTGTGGCAAGTGGCGTGAGCCTGGAACCAAAATCTAGCCTTTTACACCCAAACTATGATGCCTGCATCTAA
- the LOC128609945 gene encoding granulocyte-macrophage colony-stimulating factor receptor subunit alpha isoform X1 → MVLLGSEGSVVLICLSFTLVGVDSISGNLPPPENFSLSWHPRSLSVSVNWREPAGLDAKCKVNYTLAIYYEQKCPPRQNASYKLRTENLICEYPISKECEICMGITTNPMVCEEKKASKEIYKELSPPLALVKNFSCAYYANNKMNCTWTIVRYTPDLQLFYRQEKKPLKHCKSYLTSGILKTGCHLDDKDLTPHERVYFVINGTGENHLISNKFMIDIHVSAVKPPKPKVYITQEAERLHFQASTPNFLAPQCWKYKYIYNKCSEKNEVFIENSSTRVEYDPACKYTVRGQVVYTNYCGGDQNIESEMSEPEYYGEDGDPNLAFKVAMIVTPLIVCCCLIAAIVLFRRNKDIILPKIPEPSLFFKDMLNSTSDGLSKSLGGGKLYVPVKEVVASGVSLEPKSSLLHPNYDACI, encoded by the exons ATGGTGCTCCTCGGCTCGGAGGGCTCTGTGGTGCTGATCTGCTTGTCCTTCACCCTCGTTGGAGTGGACAGTATTTCAG GCAATTTACCTCCACCAGAAAACTTCAGCCTGTCATGGCACCCAAGAAGTTTGTCTGTGAGTGTAAACTGGAGGGAACCAGCTGGCTTGGATGCAAAATGTAAAGTGAACTATACTTTAGCAATATATTATGAG cagaaatgtcctcCCAGACAAAATGCTTCATATAAATTGCGAACAGAGAATTTGATCTGTGAATATCCAATTTCTAAAGAGTGTGAAATATGCATGGGCATAACAACAAACCCTATggtctgtgaagaaaaaaaagccagcaaAGAAATATACAAAGAGCTATCTCCACCTCTAG CCTTAGTGAAGAATTTTAGTTGTGCTTATTATGCTAATAATAAGATGAACTGCACATGGACTATAGTCAGATATACCCCTGACCTTCAGCTCTTTTACAG GCAAGAGaaaaaacccctaaagcacTGTAAGTCATATCTAACGTCTGGAATCCTGAAGACAGGTTGCCATCTGGATGACAAAGACCTTACGCCTCATGAAAGGGTTTACTTTGTAATCAATGGAACTGGAGAAAATCACCTGATTTCCAACAAGTTTATGATAGACATACATGTCTCAG CAGTGAAGCCGCCTAAGCCCAAGGTCTACATCACACAGGAAGCTGAACGTCTCCATTTTCAAGCAAGCACTCCAAATTTCCTAGCACCACAATGTTGGAAATACAAGTATATATACAACAAATGCAGTGAAAAG aaTGAAGTGTTCATAGAAAATAGCTCCACACGTGTGGAATACGACCCAGCCTGCAAGTACACTGTTCGAGGGCAGGTCGTATACACTAACTACTGTGGGGGGGACCAGAACATTGAGAGTGAGATGAGCGAACCTGAGTATTATG GTGAAGATGGTGACCCAAATTTGGCATTTAAGGTGGCTATGATTGTCACCCCTTTAATAGTGTGCTGCTGTCTCATTGCAGCTATAGTGCTGTTTAGGAG GAACAAGGATATCATTCTCCCAAAGATTCCTGAACCATCCCTGTTTTTCAAGGATATGCTTAACAGTACTTCTGATGGACTTTCAAAG AGCCTAGGTGGAGGAAAACTCTATGTGCCCGTTAAAGAGGTTGTGGCAAGTGGCGTGAGCCTGGAACCAAAATCTAGCCTTTTACACCCAAACTATGATGCCTGCATCTAA
- the LOC128609945 gene encoding granulocyte-macrophage colony-stimulating factor receptor subunit alpha isoform X2, translated as MVLLGSEGSVVLICLSFTLVGVDSISGNLPPPENFSLSWHPRSLSVSVNWREPAGLDAKCKVNYTLAIYYEKCPPRQNASYKLRTENLICEYPISKECEICMGITTNPMVCEEKKASKEIYKELSPPLALVKNFSCAYYANNKMNCTWTIVRYTPDLQLFYRQEKKPLKHCKSYLTSGILKTGCHLDDKDLTPHERVYFVINGTGENHLISNKFMIDIHVSAVKPPKPKVYITQEAERLHFQASTPNFLAPQCWKYKYIYNKCSEKNEVFIENSSTRVEYDPACKYTVRGQVVYTNYCGGDQNIESEMSEPEYYGEDGDPNLAFKVAMIVTPLIVCCCLIAAIVLFRRNKDIILPKIPEPSLFFKDMLNSTSDGLSKSLGGGKLYVPVKEVVASGVSLEPKSSLLHPNYDACI; from the exons ATGGTGCTCCTCGGCTCGGAGGGCTCTGTGGTGCTGATCTGCTTGTCCTTCACCCTCGTTGGAGTGGACAGTATTTCAG GCAATTTACCTCCACCAGAAAACTTCAGCCTGTCATGGCACCCAAGAAGTTTGTCTGTGAGTGTAAACTGGAGGGAACCAGCTGGCTTGGATGCAAAATGTAAAGTGAACTATACTTTAGCAATATATTATGAG aaatgtcctcCCAGACAAAATGCTTCATATAAATTGCGAACAGAGAATTTGATCTGTGAATATCCAATTTCTAAAGAGTGTGAAATATGCATGGGCATAACAACAAACCCTATggtctgtgaagaaaaaaaagccagcaaAGAAATATACAAAGAGCTATCTCCACCTCTAG CCTTAGTGAAGAATTTTAGTTGTGCTTATTATGCTAATAATAAGATGAACTGCACATGGACTATAGTCAGATATACCCCTGACCTTCAGCTCTTTTACAG GCAAGAGaaaaaacccctaaagcacTGTAAGTCATATCTAACGTCTGGAATCCTGAAGACAGGTTGCCATCTGGATGACAAAGACCTTACGCCTCATGAAAGGGTTTACTTTGTAATCAATGGAACTGGAGAAAATCACCTGATTTCCAACAAGTTTATGATAGACATACATGTCTCAG CAGTGAAGCCGCCTAAGCCCAAGGTCTACATCACACAGGAAGCTGAACGTCTCCATTTTCAAGCAAGCACTCCAAATTTCCTAGCACCACAATGTTGGAAATACAAGTATATATACAACAAATGCAGTGAAAAG aaTGAAGTGTTCATAGAAAATAGCTCCACACGTGTGGAATACGACCCAGCCTGCAAGTACACTGTTCGAGGGCAGGTCGTATACACTAACTACTGTGGGGGGGACCAGAACATTGAGAGTGAGATGAGCGAACCTGAGTATTATG GTGAAGATGGTGACCCAAATTTGGCATTTAAGGTGGCTATGATTGTCACCCCTTTAATAGTGTGCTGCTGTCTCATTGCAGCTATAGTGCTGTTTAGGAG GAACAAGGATATCATTCTCCCAAAGATTCCTGAACCATCCCTGTTTTTCAAGGATATGCTTAACAGTACTTCTGATGGACTTTCAAAG AGCCTAGGTGGAGGAAAACTCTATGTGCCCGTTAAAGAGGTTGTGGCAAGTGGCGTGAGCCTGGAACCAAAATCTAGCCTTTTACACCCAAACTATGATGCCTGCATCTAA